Proteins encoded together in one Thermococcus gammatolerans EJ3 window:
- a CDS encoding CGP-CTERM-anchored Cys-rich protein — protein sequence MRRVYSLLVVVAFIVSMLPAQSVGACFNPSDLYSVEVLLNKPGVEYNLSPAVPPVMEIEGKTFLLRVWNGSKGLHVWIGIPTVRHLGAYWVYSGTFILTSDALEKLRALGWIVNGSKLIKGNATFRITDQGWECKSDSDCATGGCSGEVCGRKGEVEKIVTPCVYAPWYECFQLTSCGCVNGTCSWKPNPEFEKCLRSHGVDPSKVIRAGPTGIVGKAPDPEDLREAVEELLKATGINCTKIEVQSRSEEGPAYDTSEVNASMVMMKVLEELVARGVVRGLTEEDIEEIAEVSEWGNAGWNSHIGWYETKNGTYAWIPYDESKDPLLVRFVGCGAWDTGNGSSVVSTGEPGTSEGLQHGTPEHIGSPRPSSSVSDSVKALCGPGVITLLSLWPLMIVRRRK from the coding sequence ATGAGAAGGGTGTACTCCCTGTTGGTTGTCGTGGCGTTCATCGTTTCAATGTTGCCGGCTCAGTCCGTAGGGGCCTGCTTCAATCCCTCCGACCTATACTCCGTTGAGGTTCTTCTGAACAAACCCGGGGTTGAGTACAACCTCTCCCCCGCTGTTCCTCCCGTGATGGAGATCGAGGGAAAAACGTTCCTGCTCAGGGTCTGGAACGGGAGTAAAGGCCTGCACGTCTGGATTGGGATTCCAACGGTTAGGCATCTAGGTGCGTACTGGGTCTACTCCGGAACCTTCATCCTTACCTCCGATGCCCTCGAAAAGCTAAGGGCCCTTGGATGGATCGTAAACGGGAGCAAGCTCATCAAGGGAAACGCCACCTTCAGGATCACAGATCAGGGGTGGGAATGCAAATCCGACTCCGACTGCGCCACCGGCGGCTGCTCCGGTGAGGTCTGTGGCAGAAAAGGTGAAGTCGAGAAGATCGTAACTCCCTGTGTTTACGCTCCCTGGTACGAGTGCTTCCAGCTCACGAGCTGTGGCTGTGTGAACGGTACCTGCTCCTGGAAACCCAACCCGGAGTTTGAGAAGTGCCTGAGGAGTCACGGGGTGGATCCCTCCAAGGTTATACGGGCCGGCCCCACAGGGATTGTCGGAAAGGCCCCAGATCCCGAGGACCTTAGAGAAGCGGTTGAGGAGCTTTTGAAAGCAACGGGGATAAACTGCACGAAGATCGAAGTTCAATCGCGCTCCGAGGAGGGGCCGGCCTACGATACCTCGGAGGTAAACGCCTCGATGGTAATGATGAAGGTTCTTGAAGAGCTCGTCGCCAGGGGCGTTGTCAGGGGCCTCACTGAGGAGGACATCGAGGAGATAGCGGAGGTCTCTGAGTGGGGCAACGCCGGCTGGAACTCCCACATCGGGTGGTACGAGACGAAGAACGGCACTTATGCGTGGATACCCTACGACGAGAGCAAGGATCCATTGCTCGTTCGCTTTGTCGGCTGTGGGGCGTGGGATACTGGGAACGGCAGTAGCGTCGTGTCAACAGGCGAACCCGGAACCAGCGAGGGCCTCCAGCATGGAACCCCAGAGCACATCGGCTCTCCAAGGCCTTCAAGTTCGGTTTCAGACTCAGTTAAAGCCCTCTGCGGCCCCGGAGTGATCACTCTGCTCTCCCTGTGGCCCCTTATGATCGTAAGAAGGAGGAAATGA
- a CDS encoding PadR family transcriptional regulator, with protein MSDSSLVRNLFTVPMKNLILLIIGLKGETHGYEILKEIERITFGNWKPSHGNLYTMLNKLADEGLVESREEYRGKRRVIRYRLTEKGWLYLREANELTLKSLYLAIQYHERLREKLREMGYGRELAKEAVGEYLKLLDGIIEILQKKREQLRDMIENSPN; from the coding sequence ATGTCGGACTCAAGCCTCGTGAGAAACCTCTTCACGGTCCCGATGAAGAACCTCATCCTCCTGATAATAGGCCTGAAGGGGGAAACCCACGGCTACGAGATACTGAAGGAGATAGAGAGAATAACCTTCGGCAACTGGAAGCCCAGCCACGGCAACCTCTACACCATGCTCAACAAGCTGGCGGATGAGGGACTAGTCGAGTCGAGGGAAGAATACAGGGGAAAAAGGAGAGTCATCAGATATCGCCTCACGGAGAAAGGATGGCTCTACCTTAGAGAGGCAAACGAACTCACCCTGAAATCCCTCTATCTGGCAATTCAGTATCACGAGAGGCTTAGGGAGAAGCTCAGGGAAATGGGATACGGTAGAGAGCTCGCCAAGGAGGCCGTTGGGGAATACCTCAAACTGCTGGACGGCATCATAGAGATACTCCAGAAAAAGAGAGAGCAGCTTAGAGATATGATCGAGAACTCTCCCAATTAG
- a CDS encoding ubiquitin-like small modifier protein 1, with product MKVTVRYFARYRSLVGKGEEEVELPEGATVMDLIEKIKEMHPVLRNEVFAEDDDLADVNVSRNGRYVRFDETLREGDVVAIFPPVSGG from the coding sequence ATGAAGGTCACAGTTAGGTACTTCGCCCGCTACCGCTCCCTAGTCGGTAAGGGAGAGGAGGAAGTCGAGCTCCCCGAAGGAGCGACCGTCATGGATCTTATTGAGAAAATAAAAGAGATGCATCCAGTTCTCAGGAACGAGGTCTTCGCGGAGGACGACGACCTTGCGGACGTCAACGTATCGCGCAACGGGCGCTACGTACGCTTCGACGAGACACTTCGGGAGGGTGACGTGGTCGCCATCTTCCCCCCGGTGAGTGGAGGCTAA
- the eno gene encoding phosphopyruvate hydratase, with amino-acid sequence MENPFEITAVVAREILDSRGNPTVEVEVYTPVSMGRAAVPSGASTGTHEALELRDGGKRFHGKGVRRAVENVNKIIAPEIIGMDVTWQRDIDMLMIELDGTENKSNLGANAILGVSLAVAKAAANALGLPLYQYIGGTNAYVMPVPMSNVINGGVHAGNELDFQEFMIMPVGAKSFREGIRWVSETYHTLKKVIAEKYGKNAVNVGDEGGFAPPMKEVTEPLEVLIKAIEEAGYKPGDEIAFALDAASSEFYDEKLGKYVVGGKEYDRGELLELYRELVSKYPIVSIEDPFHEEDWEGFVMITRELGGKIQIVGDDLFVTNPKRIRKGIEMGAANALLLKVNQIGTLSEAIDAAYTAFRAGYGVVVSHRSGETEDATIADLAVALNAGQIKTGAPARSDRNAKYNQLIRIEEELEGIAVYPGKRFRNPFL; translated from the coding sequence ATGGAGAACCCGTTCGAGATTACCGCAGTTGTGGCGAGGGAGATACTCGACAGCAGGGGAAACCCAACCGTTGAGGTCGAGGTCTACACGCCGGTGAGCATGGGGCGAGCGGCCGTTCCGAGCGGAGCGAGCACGGGAACCCATGAAGCCCTGGAGCTCCGCGACGGCGGAAAGCGCTTCCACGGAAAGGGCGTCAGAAGGGCGGTTGAGAACGTCAACAAGATTATAGCACCGGAAATCATCGGAATGGACGTCACATGGCAGAGGGACATTGATATGCTGATGATTGAGCTCGATGGAACGGAGAACAAGAGCAACCTTGGAGCCAACGCAATCCTCGGTGTGTCTCTGGCGGTAGCAAAGGCCGCCGCCAACGCGCTCGGCCTTCCGCTCTACCAGTACATCGGCGGAACCAACGCCTACGTCATGCCCGTTCCGATGAGCAACGTCATCAACGGCGGCGTTCACGCGGGCAACGAGCTCGACTTCCAGGAGTTCATGATAATGCCGGTCGGTGCAAAGAGCTTCCGCGAGGGAATAAGGTGGGTCTCCGAGACCTACCACACCCTCAAGAAGGTCATAGCCGAAAAGTACGGCAAGAACGCCGTCAACGTCGGCGACGAGGGCGGCTTCGCCCCGCCGATGAAGGAAGTTACCGAGCCGCTCGAGGTCCTCATCAAGGCCATCGAAGAGGCCGGCTACAAGCCCGGCGACGAGATAGCCTTTGCCCTCGACGCCGCCTCCAGCGAGTTCTACGACGAAAAGCTCGGCAAATACGTCGTTGGTGGAAAGGAGTATGACAGAGGCGAGCTTCTTGAACTTTACAGGGAGCTCGTGAGCAAGTACCCGATAGTCTCCATCGAGGACCCGTTCCATGAGGAGGACTGGGAAGGCTTCGTCATGATAACAAGGGAACTTGGAGGCAAGATACAGATAGTCGGTGACGACCTCTTCGTCACCAACCCGAAGAGGATAAGGAAGGGCATCGAGATGGGCGCGGCAAACGCACTCCTCCTCAAGGTCAACCAGATTGGAACGCTCAGCGAGGCGATAGATGCCGCCTACACGGCCTTCAGGGCTGGCTACGGCGTCGTCGTCTCCCACCGCTCCGGGGAGACGGAAGATGCCACCATCGCAGACCTCGCCGTTGCTCTCAACGCCGGCCAGATAAAGACCGGCGCTCCAGCCAGAAGCGACAGGAACGCCAAGTACAACCAGCTGATAAGGATAGAGGAGGAGCTTGAGGGTATAGCAGTCTATCCGGGCAAGAGGTTCCGCAACCCGTTCCTCTGA
- a CDS encoding MMPL family transporter — MAWNEWIAKHPKTVLAIWVALILILAPLAGKIGELTDYSTEQMVSHKIESIRVQDIMSEEFTKAQNENMTYLIITNISVNDENARKAYYAFKDRVEGRYATNVTSYYDALDMLWDMDYNLTLNITRMTANITGILYEAVINSEKGFGQVLNLMYHLKNTTEMTKNSLVGAAQGYLALKNNLTFLWNQTVLLRNALNQTDSAYVALHRNLTSTSEMLRSLNSTLIELNSGLYALNSTYGKTYVGVMVVHKAILATGAYDRGNLTQVEAEVIANQTGTTPEFVYAVFDAVYPIYAQGGSLAVTDTLLANVTKAIVLAGTPDDQKPLVEAYGTAFYLGVKAFDEKVGSEYALQSMNESQLMETVSGIASQALQSLPQIIAQGNQTVSVPGFGTLDAKTFASIIETAISLGPEPAPEAVENATVQLGLGFTAKAPENPLANVENPEEILRVLLVRGPTPELEAELLTAGMAKMMNGTAGQLGPVIVQTVMAYDPTAEGVLSKNASVLEEATLKVIEGMVGNIGIELDENVLKAIYESNGDERVIEDIAKELLKEGTIKQLESANVPEAEKIAEKIVETVTADPEGIISGERLEDATIEVIASMSEGMVPEGVDIDISEVVKELYEGADPRTVAENLFLKGAEEQMSQMNATAIPEEFKGVFMNLTKAVVKNYPLSDEEIESLVKETVLSMISSYAKDNPYGVELNFNETLLADIAFRFKDDPSAITREDVRPLAEELWPVIREKAGTYLSMLKSEDNTTILITFVPFGKPGPDRDEYLYRAQNATKVKEIALEEFRKYFPEASGALGGTPIQMHEMTEYGKKDNQKTSQASIISALIVLFILMGGALLATFLPFTGVATSALTALGIAYLLARSGILNIGSWAQMLTITTALGLGIDYSTYYVHRFKEYIAEGYDHEKAVAEALRRAKDAVLASAFTDIIAFASFVLAWEFPIFQQMGMVVPLAVIAVLLASLTLIPAITALIGDKQIFWWPRHIKHIETLDVHERSRIAEWVVNHAKVVLLIGLLIAVPATYTFFNFEGTHDMSLFLPEGSETLTFMQLSQEKLGAAITSPNYVIIDLGHNLTDEDLKVIDEITAHVTRMEGVKAVYSPTRPYGEPVSNLTLSAVKALGGDRFISSKGDKVMIQVESVYEPTEEGAKKLVRALRSYMAELEKEGRIKEGLVGGGAALSMDLTDRINDIFWHRIIPVALVLMFLSLIPTLKGLPAVVSTMMTIFLGVMTSIWVSTWLFGRVFGKEVMWFLPLMVFVVLMGVGIDYNSFYLVKARDEFERRSPKDALVVAAGTMDMLVIGLAVVLASTYGALMLSSTWGMREIGFALAAGVLLTATMAVYFIGPAFMSLFGEKAWWPLFKNHKEAKKE, encoded by the coding sequence ATGGCCTGGAACGAGTGGATTGCAAAGCACCCAAAGACAGTGCTGGCAATTTGGGTGGCGCTTATCCTTATTCTAGCACCTTTAGCAGGAAAGATCGGTGAGCTGACCGATTACAGCACCGAGCAGATGGTGTCGCATAAGATAGAGTCAATCAGAGTTCAGGACATCATGAGCGAGGAGTTCACAAAAGCCCAGAACGAGAACATGACGTACCTGATAATAACCAACATCAGCGTCAACGACGAGAACGCGAGGAAGGCCTACTACGCGTTTAAGGACCGCGTAGAAGGTAGGTACGCCACGAACGTAACCTCCTACTACGACGCCCTCGACATGCTCTGGGATATGGACTACAACCTCACGCTGAACATCACGAGGATGACGGCCAACATCACGGGCATTCTTTACGAGGCTGTGATCAACAGCGAAAAAGGCTTTGGGCAGGTGCTCAACCTCATGTACCATCTCAAAAACACGACGGAGATGACCAAAAACAGCCTCGTGGGCGCCGCCCAGGGTTATCTCGCACTCAAGAACAACTTAACCTTCCTCTGGAACCAGACCGTTCTCCTCCGGAATGCCCTCAACCAGACGGATTCTGCCTACGTCGCCCTCCACAGAAACCTGACATCAACGAGTGAGATGCTCAGGAGCCTCAACTCTACGCTGATAGAGCTCAACAGTGGTCTCTATGCTCTCAACTCGACATATGGGAAGACGTACGTAGGGGTCATGGTCGTTCACAAGGCCATCCTGGCCACTGGGGCCTACGATAGGGGAAACCTTACTCAGGTCGAGGCAGAGGTGATAGCTAACCAGACGGGGACAACTCCAGAGTTCGTCTATGCGGTCTTTGACGCCGTCTACCCGATTTATGCACAGGGTGGAAGCCTCGCGGTAACGGACACCCTCCTTGCAAACGTGACAAAGGCCATAGTTCTTGCTGGAACCCCTGACGACCAGAAACCCCTCGTCGAGGCCTATGGGACAGCTTTCTACCTCGGCGTCAAGGCCTTCGACGAAAAGGTCGGAAGTGAGTACGCCCTTCAGAGCATGAACGAGTCCCAGCTGATGGAAACGGTTTCGGGGATAGCATCGCAGGCCCTTCAGAGCCTGCCCCAGATTATCGCCCAGGGCAACCAGACGGTGAGTGTGCCCGGCTTTGGAACCCTCGATGCAAAAACGTTTGCCTCAATAATTGAGACCGCGATTTCGCTCGGCCCAGAGCCAGCCCCCGAGGCCGTTGAGAACGCAACCGTCCAGCTCGGGCTAGGGTTCACCGCAAAGGCACCTGAGAATCCTCTCGCAAACGTCGAAAACCCGGAGGAAATCCTGAGAGTCCTCCTCGTCAGGGGGCCGACTCCAGAGCTCGAGGCCGAGCTCCTCACCGCGGGAATGGCCAAGATGATGAACGGCACCGCCGGCCAGCTCGGCCCCGTCATCGTCCAGACGGTAATGGCCTACGACCCAACTGCGGAGGGGGTTCTCTCGAAGAACGCGAGCGTGCTCGAAGAGGCCACCCTGAAGGTCATAGAGGGAATGGTGGGCAACATCGGGATTGAGCTGGATGAGAACGTCCTGAAGGCCATCTACGAGAGCAACGGGGACGAGAGGGTAATCGAGGACATCGCCAAGGAGCTCCTCAAAGAAGGAACCATCAAGCAGCTTGAGAGCGCAAACGTCCCGGAAGCAGAAAAAATAGCTGAGAAAATCGTCGAAACCGTTACAGCGGATCCGGAGGGAATAATAAGCGGCGAAAGGCTCGAAGACGCGACCATCGAGGTAATCGCGAGCATGAGCGAGGGCATGGTTCCGGAGGGTGTTGACATAGACATCTCCGAGGTCGTGAAAGAGCTCTACGAGGGCGCCGACCCGAGAACCGTCGCGGAGAACCTCTTCCTCAAGGGCGCGGAGGAGCAGATGAGCCAGATGAACGCCACAGCAATACCTGAGGAGTTTAAGGGAGTTTTCATGAACCTCACGAAGGCCGTCGTCAAGAACTACCCGCTGAGCGATGAGGAAATCGAGAGCCTCGTCAAGGAAACAGTCCTCTCGATGATATCGAGCTACGCAAAGGACAACCCCTACGGAGTCGAGCTGAACTTTAACGAGACCCTTCTCGCGGATATAGCCTTCCGTTTCAAGGATGACCCAAGTGCGATAACGAGGGAGGACGTCAGGCCCCTCGCGGAGGAGCTCTGGCCCGTCATCAGGGAGAAGGCCGGAACCTATCTCAGCATGCTCAAGAGCGAGGACAACACCACGATTCTGATAACCTTCGTGCCCTTTGGAAAGCCGGGCCCGGACAGAGACGAGTACCTCTACCGCGCCCAGAACGCCACGAAGGTCAAGGAGATAGCCCTTGAGGAGTTCAGGAAGTACTTCCCAGAGGCCTCTGGAGCCCTCGGTGGAACGCCAATTCAGATGCACGAGATGACCGAGTACGGCAAGAAGGACAACCAGAAGACAAGCCAGGCGAGCATCATAAGCGCCCTCATCGTGCTGTTCATCCTCATGGGAGGTGCTCTGCTGGCGACGTTCCTGCCCTTCACTGGCGTCGCGACATCAGCACTTACAGCTTTAGGAATAGCGTACCTGCTCGCGAGGAGTGGAATCCTCAACATTGGAAGCTGGGCCCAGATGCTAACCATAACAACGGCCCTCGGCCTCGGTATAGACTACTCGACCTACTACGTCCACCGCTTCAAGGAGTACATAGCCGAGGGCTACGACCATGAGAAGGCCGTCGCAGAGGCCCTCAGGAGGGCTAAGGACGCCGTCCTGGCGAGTGCCTTCACGGACATCATAGCCTTCGCGAGCTTCGTCCTGGCCTGGGAGTTCCCGATATTCCAGCAAATGGGAATGGTTGTCCCATTAGCGGTCATAGCGGTGCTCCTAGCAAGCCTGACACTCATCCCTGCAATAACGGCCCTCATAGGCGACAAGCAAATATTCTGGTGGCCGAGGCACATAAAACACATCGAAACGCTCGACGTCCACGAGAGGAGCAGAATAGCCGAGTGGGTTGTCAACCACGCCAAGGTCGTCCTGCTCATAGGCCTCCTGATAGCGGTTCCGGCGACGTACACGTTCTTCAACTTCGAGGGAACCCATGACATGAGCCTCTTCCTGCCTGAGGGAAGCGAGACCCTCACCTTCATGCAGCTGAGCCAGGAGAAGCTCGGAGCGGCCATAACCTCGCCGAACTACGTCATAATCGACCTCGGCCACAACTTGACTGACGAAGACCTCAAGGTGATAGACGAGATAACGGCCCATGTAACGAGAATGGAAGGCGTTAAGGCGGTCTACTCTCCAACCAGACCCTACGGCGAGCCGGTGAGCAACCTGACGCTGTCAGCGGTCAAGGCGCTCGGCGGGGACAGGTTCATCTCAAGCAAGGGAGACAAAGTGATGATACAGGTGGAGTCGGTTTACGAGCCGACCGAGGAGGGAGCCAAGAAGCTCGTCAGGGCTTTAAGGAGCTACATGGCCGAGCTTGAGAAGGAGGGCAGGATAAAGGAGGGACTCGTCGGAGGAGGGGCGGCGCTCTCGATGGACCTCACCGACAGGATAAACGACATCTTCTGGCACAGGATAATCCCAGTGGCCCTCGTGCTGATGTTCCTCTCGCTGATACCGACGCTCAAGGGACTGCCTGCTGTGGTATCGACGATGATGACCATATTCCTCGGCGTCATGACGAGCATCTGGGTCTCAACGTGGCTCTTCGGCAGGGTCTTCGGTAAGGAAGTCATGTGGTTCCTGCCGCTGATGGTCTTCGTTGTGCTCATGGGAGTCGGCATTGACTACAACAGCTTCTACCTCGTCAAGGCCAGGGACGAGTTCGAGCGCCGTTCACCGAAGGATGCACTGGTGGTCGCAGCGGGAACGATGGACATGCTGGTAATCGGCCTCGCGGTGGTTCTGGCGAGCACCTACGGCGCGCTGATGCTCAGCAGCACGTGGGGAATGAGGGAGATAGGCTTTGCATTGGCCGCTGGAGTCCTGCTGACGGCGACGATGGCGGTGTACTTCATAGGCCCGGCCTTCATGAGCCTCTTCGGCGAGAAGGCCTGGTGGCCCCTGTTCAAGAACCACAAAGAGGCCAAGAAGGAGTGA
- a CDS encoding radical SAM protein has product MEAEKKKLKIYIPGIKFPSVSLTGSYCALNCAHCGRHYLEGMKKPKKGELVDFCLNLERSGGLGCLLSGGMDSRLKVPIDKYADELRKIKRRTNLKINAHVGFIDESDLEWLKYVDVVSLDFVGDDDVIRRVYRIDKTVEDYLRIVELLTENEIRVAPHITIGLDFGRIHWEYRAIDLLMEYPIDVLVLDVLIPTKGTEMENVPKPGVEESLKVVKYARERFNGELSIGCMRPTGRWRLEFDRGAVLAGVDRLTNPPRKVIEWAKTVRDVEIIYECCVM; this is encoded by the coding sequence ATGGAAGCAGAAAAAAAGAAACTGAAGATATACATCCCCGGAATCAAATTTCCCTCTGTCTCGCTCACGGGGAGCTACTGCGCCCTCAACTGCGCCCACTGCGGGAGACACTACCTCGAGGGTATGAAGAAGCCCAAAAAGGGGGAGCTCGTTGACTTCTGCCTCAACCTTGAGCGCTCCGGCGGTCTGGGCTGTCTGCTCAGCGGTGGTATGGACTCCCGCCTGAAGGTGCCGATTGACAAGTATGCGGACGAGTTAAGGAAGATAAAGAGGAGAACGAACCTGAAGATAAACGCCCACGTCGGCTTCATAGATGAGAGCGATTTGGAATGGCTGAAATACGTTGATGTCGTCTCCCTTGACTTTGTCGGCGATGACGACGTGATAAGGCGAGTTTACAGGATAGACAAGACCGTAGAAGATTACCTTCGCATAGTTGAACTTCTGACCGAGAACGAAATTCGCGTGGCGCCCCACATAACGATAGGCCTCGATTTCGGGAGAATCCACTGGGAGTACCGGGCGATTGACCTGCTCATGGAGTATCCAATAGACGTCCTCGTGCTGGACGTTCTCATCCCGACGAAGGGGACGGAGATGGAGAACGTCCCGAAACCGGGCGTTGAGGAGAGCCTGAAGGTCGTAAAATACGCGCGCGAGCGCTTCAACGGAGAGCTGAGCATAGGCTGCATGCGCCCGACTGGAAGGTGGCGTCTTGAGTTCGACAGGGGGGCGGTTTTGGCGGGCGTTGACAGGCTGACGAACCCGCCGAGGAAAGTCATCGAGTGGGCAAAAACGGTGAGGGACGTTGAGATAATCTACGAGTGCTGCGTTATGTGA
- a CDS encoding 2,3-butanediol dehydrogenase, giving the protein MLAVRWHGRRDLRLEDIPEPQVKPGFIKIKVKACGICGTDLNEYLNGPIFIPTERPHPLTGRTAPVTIGHEFAGEVVEIGEGVKGFEVGDRVAIFPVIHCGECYFCRRGMENLCVNFGVTGLSEDGGFAEYALVRPYQAYKIPESVSFEEAALVEPLSVGVRAVKKAGLLPGDSVVIIGAGPIGLSVLLVARASGAGKVIVVEPSRVRRKKALELGADIAIDPSGRSTEEVVDEIVGETELGADVSFECVGLNETFKTAVESIRKGGRAVILGVFKCLTSFNAKGLVVGEKSIVGSVSHSADDFCRGISLIASGRVDVGPMITSRVGLEEIIERGFEELAKNREGHVKILAVGK; this is encoded by the coding sequence ATGCTCGCGGTCAGGTGGCACGGAAGGAGGGATCTGAGGCTTGAGGACATCCCCGAGCCCCAAGTTAAGCCGGGCTTCATCAAAATCAAAGTGAAAGCCTGTGGAATATGCGGAACCGACCTGAACGAGTACCTCAACGGACCGATTTTCATACCCACCGAGAGGCCCCACCCTCTCACTGGCAGAACTGCTCCAGTAACGATAGGGCACGAGTTCGCTGGGGAGGTCGTTGAAATTGGCGAGGGCGTTAAGGGCTTTGAAGTCGGGGACAGAGTTGCTATCTTCCCGGTAATCCACTGCGGTGAGTGCTACTTCTGCAGGAGGGGAATGGAGAACCTCTGCGTGAACTTTGGGGTTACGGGCCTCAGCGAGGACGGGGGTTTTGCAGAATATGCCCTGGTCAGACCATATCAGGCCTACAAAATCCCCGAAAGCGTTTCGTTCGAGGAGGCCGCGTTGGTCGAGCCCCTCTCAGTCGGGGTGAGGGCGGTCAAAAAGGCCGGCCTGTTACCGGGGGACAGCGTGGTGATAATAGGAGCGGGTCCGATAGGCCTCAGCGTGCTCCTCGTTGCGAGGGCCTCCGGGGCGGGAAAGGTAATCGTCGTGGAGCCCTCAAGGGTGAGACGGAAAAAGGCCCTCGAGCTTGGTGCTGATATTGCAATCGACCCGAGCGGCAGGAGCACGGAGGAAGTCGTTGATGAGATAGTGGGCGAAACTGAACTTGGAGCCGATGTCAGCTTCGAGTGCGTTGGGCTCAACGAAACTTTCAAGACGGCCGTCGAGAGCATAAGGAAAGGCGGGAGGGCCGTTATCCTTGGGGTTTTCAAGTGCTTGACGTCCTTCAACGCAAAAGGCCTCGTCGTTGGGGAGAAAAGCATAGTGGGCTCGGTTTCCCACAGCGCGGATGACTTCTGCAGGGGGATTTCCCTCATTGCATCCGGGAGGGTTGACGTTGGGCCCATGATAACCTCAAGAGTTGGGCTTGAGGAGATAATCGAGAGGGGCTTTGAGGAGCTCGCGAAGAACAGGGAGGGGCACGTTAAGATACTGGCCGTGGGAAAATAA
- a CDS encoding NAD+ synthase has product MRELNYGEVIEKLVSFIQEKVGEAKSNGVVIGISGGVDSATTAYLAVKALGRERVLGLIMPYYNNQDVDDARLVCSSLGIECREIGIKPIVDSFVAGLGFQPDKRSLGNIMSRTRMVLLYAHANAKNYLVLGTGNRSEFLTGYFTKWGDGASDYAPLINLYKTEVWEVAKLLGVPERIIEKKPRAGLWEGQTDEDELGISYRLLDEILWRLVDLKMPKEEIAGELGIPVERVEYVENLVRRSEHKRRLPLGPEF; this is encoded by the coding sequence ATGAGGGAGCTAAACTACGGGGAGGTAATCGAGAAACTGGTATCCTTTATTCAAGAGAAAGTCGGGGAGGCAAAATCCAACGGAGTTGTGATAGGGATAAGCGGTGGAGTAGACAGCGCAACCACAGCTTATCTGGCCGTTAAAGCCCTGGGAAGGGAGCGCGTCCTCGGGCTCATAATGCCATACTACAACAACCAAGACGTTGACGATGCAAGGCTCGTCTGCTCCTCCCTCGGGATTGAGTGCAGGGAGATAGGCATAAAGCCGATCGTTGACTCCTTCGTTGCCGGGCTCGGCTTTCAACCTGATAAACGGAGCCTCGGCAACATAATGTCCCGGACGAGGATGGTCCTCCTCTACGCGCACGCCAACGCCAAAAACTACCTCGTCCTTGGGACGGGCAACAGGAGCGAGTTCCTGACTGGATATTTTACAAAATGGGGCGACGGCGCGAGCGATTATGCTCCCCTCATAAACCTCTACAAGACCGAGGTATGGGAGGTTGCCAAGCTCTTGGGAGTTCCGGAAAGGATCATCGAGAAGAAGCCGAGAGCAGGTCTCTGGGAGGGGCAGACTGATGAAGACGAGCTTGGAATAAGCTACCGCCTCCTCGATGAGATACTCTGGCGCCTTGTAGATTTGAAGATGCCAAAGGAGGAGATAGCGGGGGAACTTGGCATTCCAGTCGAGAGAGTTGAATACGTCGAGAACCTTGTGAGGAGAAGCGAACACAAGCGCCGTTTGCCTCTCGGACCGGAGTTTTAG
- a CDS encoding TRAM domain-containing protein codes for MYGDRFGGYGNEAPVKVGERYRVKIESLGKGGDGIAKIKGFVIFVPNTQVGDEVEIVINSVKRKFAFAQVI; via the coding sequence ATGTATGGAGATAGATTTGGTGGATATGGAAACGAGGCCCCGGTCAAGGTTGGGGAGCGCTACAGGGTTAAGATTGAGAGCCTTGGTAAGGGTGGCGATGGCATCGCCAAGATAAAGGGGTTCGTTATCTTCGTCCCGAACACCCAGGTCGGAGACGAGGTTGAGATCGTTATAAACTCCGTTAAGAGGAAGTTTGCCTTCGCTCAGGTTATCTGA